Proteins encoded by one window of Methyloterricola oryzae:
- a CDS encoding undecaprenyl-phosphate glucose phosphotransferase, producing the protein MATVEKRTRGLVRPYHAKINALYRVIDGVIIYLSLWLVAEYFGHDWDQRYSWVAIGGVLFYQFYAEYNEVYYSWRGSPFAREALRIFSSWVMGAASLFVTLFFLHVADQYSRLQLGIWMFLAPTVIITLHGARREALKAARHLGHNTRAVAIVGANELGARIHKAFVEMPWLGYEVKGFYDDRTKQFGRIKSELSVVNNLAGLFEQTRKGEIDIVYITLPMKAEDRIKDLLRKFADTTVSVYVVPDFFVFDLLHARWSVIQGIPVVSVYDSPFRSFDSLLKRAEDIVLASIILALIALPMAAIAVGVKMSSPGPIIFKQRRYGVKGDEIQVWKFRTMTVCEDGAEVKQAQRDDQRVTKLGAFLRRTSLDELPQFINVLQGTMSIVGPRPHAVSHNEYYRSRIYGYMLRHKVLPGITGWAQVHGHRGETDTLDKMEQRVRYDLEYIRHWSPMLDLKIIAKTIWLVIKGKNAY; encoded by the coding sequence ATGGCGACCGTTGAAAAGCGTACCAGAGGCTTGGTACGGCCTTATCATGCAAAGATCAACGCCCTGTATCGAGTGATCGACGGCGTGATCATCTACCTGAGTCTTTGGCTGGTTGCGGAGTACTTCGGCCATGACTGGGATCAGCGCTACTCCTGGGTCGCCATCGGCGGCGTCCTGTTCTACCAGTTCTACGCGGAATACAACGAAGTCTATTATTCCTGGCGCGGCTCTCCCTTTGCGCGGGAGGCCCTACGCATTTTCTCCTCCTGGGTGATGGGGGCCGCCAGCCTGTTCGTTACCCTGTTCTTCCTGCACGTCGCAGACCAGTATTCGCGACTGCAGTTGGGCATCTGGATGTTTCTGGCTCCGACCGTGATCATCACCTTGCACGGCGCGCGGCGGGAGGCGCTGAAAGCGGCCCGCCATCTGGGCCACAACACCCGCGCCGTCGCCATTGTCGGGGCCAACGAACTCGGGGCGCGCATCCACAAGGCCTTCGTCGAAATGCCCTGGCTGGGCTATGAAGTGAAGGGCTTCTACGATGACCGCACCAAGCAGTTCGGGCGCATCAAGAGCGAGCTGTCGGTGGTGAACAACCTGGCGGGACTGTTCGAGCAGACCCGCAAGGGCGAGATCGACATCGTCTACATCACCTTGCCGATGAAGGCGGAGGACCGCATCAAGGACCTGCTGCGCAAGTTTGCCGACACCACCGTGTCGGTCTACGTGGTGCCCGATTTCTTTGTCTTCGATCTGTTGCACGCGCGCTGGAGCGTGATCCAGGGTATTCCCGTCGTCAGCGTGTACGACTCGCCGTTCCGCTCCTTCGATTCCTTGCTGAAGCGCGCCGAGGACATCGTCCTGGCGAGCATCATCCTGGCTCTCATCGCCCTGCCCATGGCAGCGATCGCCGTTGGGGTGAAGATGTCCTCGCCCGGCCCCATCATCTTCAAGCAGCGGCGCTATGGCGTGAAGGGCGACGAGATACAGGTCTGGAAGTTCCGTACCATGACGGTTTGCGAGGACGGGGCCGAGGTGAAGCAGGCCCAGCGGGATGACCAGCGCGTCACCAAGCTCGGTGCCTTTCTGCGGCGGACCTCCCTGGACGAGTTGCCGCAGTTCATCAATGTGTTGCAGGGGACCATGTCCATCGTGGGTCCCAGGCCTCATGCGGTGAGCCACAACGAGTACTACCGCAGCCGCATCTATGGCTACATGCTAAGGCACAAGGTGCTGCCCGGCATCACCGGCTGGGCCCAGGTGCACGGACACCGGGGCGAGACCGACACCCTGGACAAGATGGAACAGCGCGTGCGCTACGAC